The Triticum aestivum cultivar Chinese Spring chromosome 7B, IWGSC CS RefSeq v2.1, whole genome shotgun sequence genome window below encodes:
- the LOC123161320 gene encoding zinc finger protein 36-like, producing the protein MVAAAMQALFDQTDLSLSLSLAPTAAPALNKDDYLAICLAALAATGKGGQQQQDQASAWRPAPAPAQELRFSCAVCGKAFASYQALGGHKSSHRKPPPTGERCVVVAQASAGAGSEASAAASSGGSSGGPHQCTVCGRGFATGQALGGHKRCHYWDGTSVSMSMSVSVSASSSMLRNFDLNLLPMPENAGLKRWAEEEEVQSPLPAKKLRLLL; encoded by the coding sequence ATGGTTGCCGCCGCCATGCAAGCCCTCTTTGACCAGAccgacctctccctctccctgtccCTGGCTCCCACCGCCGCGCCGGCGCTCAACAAGGACGACTACCTCGCCATCTGCCTTGCCGCGCTCGCCGCCACCGGCAAGGGTGGGCAGCAGCAGCAGGATCAGGCGAGCGCGTGGCGCCCGGCCCCCGCGCCGGCGCAGGAGCTGCGCTTCAGCTGCGCGGTCTGCGGGAAGGCGTTCGCGTCGTACCAGGCGCTCGGCGGGCACAAGTCCAGCCACCGCAAGCCGCCGCCCACCGGAGAGCGGTGCGTCGTGGTGGCGCAGGCGTCCGCGGGCGCTGGGTCGGAGGCGAGCGCGGCGGCGTCCTCGGGCGGGAGCAGCGGCGGCCCGCACCAGTGCACCGTCTGCGGGCGGGGCTTCGCTACCGGGCAGGCGCTCGGAGGGCACAAGCGCTGCCACTACTGGGACGGCACCTCCGTGTCTATGTCCATGTCCGTGTCCGTGTCGGCGTCGTCCTCCATGCTGAGGAACTTCGACCTGAACCTGCTGCCGATGCCGGAGAACGCCGGGTTgaagaggtgggccgaggaggaggaggtgcagaGCCCTCTGCCCGCCAAGAAGCTGAGGCTTCTGCTGTAA